One Archangium violaceum genomic window, GAAGTCGCACCACTCGCCCTTGATGAACGCGTTCTCCCGGAAGTGGGCCTCCTGGCGCATGCCCAGCCTCTCCATCAGGAGCGGAGGCGGGGTTGCGAGGGTCGCCTCGGGAGTACGGACACCATGGGACTGGTAACGCACCACCTCCTCGAATTCGCGCAGCAGCAGGCGGGGCGTGGACAGGGGCGCGGTGAGCAGCATGGCGGTCAGGATTCCTGGCCCGGGTGGGAGGGGAAGAAGGGATGGGCTTTTCCCTGCTCATCGACGAAGAGGAAGCCCTGGAAGCGCGCGGCGTCCGGAGCCCCCGGGTGTTGGCGGGCCTCCGCCAGCCGCGCGAAGGACAGGGAGGCGATGTCGTCCTCCTTCACGCCGGCGAGCGCCAGGAATCCGGGGCGGCTGTCCCCGTCGCGCAGCAGCGTGGGCCGGTGCCCCTTGAAGTCGATGGCGGTGGACACGCGTTGGAGGGCGGCATGGGCCTGGGCGAGCTGCTTCGCGGTGCGCATGCGCAAGGCGACCTCCTCGCGGGTCTGGCAGGCGCCGTCCACATGGACACCGATCTTCAACGAGTCCTCACCCGTGGAGAAGACGAGGACACGGCTCCCCGGCAGCTCCCGGGAGAGCGCATTCGCGGCCTCCTCGGCGGCCTCGCCCTCGACCTGGGGCCATAGCCTCAACGCCTTGCCCGGACCGGTGGCGAGGAAGGCCGCCAATCGACGCGAGCCGAGCGAACGCTGCACCTTGGTACGCGCCGCTCCCAACACGATGAATCCCTGCGCGGAGTCACTCATGGGCCGCAAGAGCACGGGGAACCGGGGCTTTCGTCAAGAGGGAGCGCTCGGAGGGGTGCCGCGGGGCAGGCAACCTGACAGCGCGAGTGACGGAGGCTTCGTTTGACTCCCCAGGGGGCCTCTGCCATGTGCGCCCCGTGCTTCCGGCAGAACAGCTCGTCACCTTCCAACCGCCACCGCCAGGGCCCTCGGTGGCGTTCACGCTGCGCCTCGGACAGGCGCTGCACCGCTATGGCACTCCCGCCCACCGGTTGGAGGAGCAGATGCGGCTGGTGTCGCAACGGCTGGGGCTCGAGGCCCGCTTCTTCTCCACGCCCACCTCCATCTTCGCGTCCTTCGGTCCTCCCGAGGCCCTCCAGACCAGCCTCATCCGCGTGGAGCCCGGGGAGCTGGACCTCGGCCGGCTGGCGAGCCTCGATGCGCTCGCGGAAGAGGTCATCCGGGGTGCGCTCTCCCCCGAGGAGGGCGCCGAGCGCGTGGAGGCCGTCCTCGCCGAGCCCCCTCGCTACGGCAATGGCCTGCACCTGTTGTGCTGGGCCCTGGCCGCCTCGGGCGGAGCACGGCTCTTCGGCGGCGGCCCTCGGGAGATGGGCGTGGCGGCGCTGATCAGCCTCCTCATCGGTGGGCTGGACCTGTGGACGCGGCGGCAGGCGTCGACGGTCTGGGTGCTGGAGCCGGTGGCCGCCATCCTCTCCTCGGCGCTGGCCGTGGTGGCGGCGAGCCTCGTGGGCCCGCTGTCGGTCCAGGTCGTCACGTTGGCGGGCCTCATCGTGCTGCTGCCCGGCCTGAGTCTGACGGTGGCCCTCAACGAGCTCGCCACACGCAACCTCATCTCCGGGACGTCACGGCTCACGGGCGCGGCGCTGGTATTCCTGGAGCTCGGCTTCGGCGTGGCGCTCGGCACCCGGCTGACGGAGTGGCTCCCGCTGCCCGCGAAGCTCGGCCCGCTCCCGGCGCTTCCGGCCTGGACGGAGCCGCTGTCCATCGTGCTGATGATGTCCGGAGTGAGCGTCCTCTTCCGCGCCCGGCCCCGCGACTGGGGGTGGATCGCCCTCGCCGGAATGCTGGCCTACGAGGGCTCGCGCCTGGGCTCCCAGCTCCTGGGACCGCAGCTCGGCGCGTTCCTCGGAGCGCTCGTCGTGGGCATGGGCACCAACCTGCTCTCCCGCGTGCGCAGCCGCCCGGCCACCATCACCCTCGTGCCCGCCATCATGCTCCTGGTGCCGGGCAGCATCGGGTTTCGCAGCATGGAGTCCCTGCTCGCCCGGGACGTGCTCGCGGGCGTGGACACCGCCTTCTCCATGCTCATGGTGGCCGTGGCCCTCGTCGCAGGCCTCCTGTTCGCCAACGCCCTCCTCCCGCCGCGCAAGGTGCTCTGACGCACGCTCCGTCCGGACGCGCACGTCCGGACACCCTTTCCCGCCCCTCGGGCTTGACCGCCTGCCTTCCGTCTGGCATCTTGATTTTGAAAACGAAAATCAAAATCATTTTCAACATTCGACGAAACTCCGAGGAGGACCCATGCCGACCAACCCCTGCTGCCGCACCCTCCTGGCCCGTAGCCCCAGCGCGGAGGTGACGCGCTGCACCTGCGGCCACATCCACCTGAGCCTCGGGCCGATGACGATCCGAATGGACGAGGCCGCGCTGCACGCCATCTGGCTCACGATGGGGGATGCGGTGCGGGCCCTGTCCGCGGGACCCGAGCAGCCCTCCAAGGAGGCCACCGTCGGAGGGTGGAAGCAGTGAGCACGCTAACGGAGCTGCTGCGGCGGGCCACCGCCAACGAGGTACACGCCGCGACGCGGACGGCGTTCGCCGGACGGCTCGCGCGAGGAGAGCTGGAGCGGGCGAACTACGTGCGGCTCCTGTCCTGCCTCCAGACGGTCTACGCGGAGCTGGAGTGGGCGCTCATGTGGAATCGCCTGCACCCGGCGGTCGGCCCCCTGTGTCTCCCCGAGCTGTGGCGGAACGAGCTGCTGCAGGACGATCTGCGAACCCTGCTCGGCCCGGGCTGGTATTCGAACGCGCCACGCCAGGAGGTGGCTGCCTATGTGGAGCGGCTCGGCCTGCTCTGCGACGAGGCTCCCGAGCTGCTCGCCGCGCACGCCTGGGTACTCTACGCCACGGACCTGCCCGGAGCCGGCCAGACCGGCGCGGGGATTGCCCGTGCGCTCGGGCTGCGCGGGAAGATGGGAACGGTCTTCCTCCGCCATGCCACCCACCTGGACGGGGAGGCCTACCGGGCCCACCTGCTCGAGACGATCGACCAGATGCCCTTGGACGAGAGCTCAAGAGAGGCTCTCGCCAACGAAGCACGGCGCGCCGTGCGTGGGGTGCACCTGCTCTTCGAGGCGCTGGGCCGGAACCTCACCGCGGCCCACGGGCGGCGCGAGAGCTCGAGGACGGGAAGCTGGCTGCCACGACTGTGGGTGCCAGCACGCGGGATGTCCTGAGGCGTCTCGACGGACAGTCGCGTCAATGAAGCGGCTGGCCGAGGGAGTCCAGGACGGGACGGCGGGTGGGGAGGGTTCGGCGCTCGTGATCGTAGAAACACTCGGGGCCGAGCAGCGAGATGAGCTCGCGCTCGCGGGCGATGCCCGTTTCAGTGCTGGCATCGGTGGGCAGTTCGTAGGGCTGGACGAGGACGATGTCCTCCCCGAATCGCTCGAGGCACTCAGCGGGCAAGGCGCCAAGGCGCTGGCCGAACATGCGAATGAAGGGGGGCCCGTAGAAGTTGCGCCAGACGAGACCCGGGAGACCCTCGCTGTAGTCGCGAACGGTGAGCTCGTCTGTCGAATAGGTAAACTCCCCTCCCTCCGTGGGAAGGCTCTTGTGGACGCGCCGCCGTTGCTTTCCTTCGAGGTCCGTTTCCAGCCCAGCCAGGGTCAGGGGTGATTGAACGAGACGCATGAGCTCCGCCACCTGGGGTGCAAGTGATGCGCGCCAGGAAGCTTTCGAGGCGGAGCTGACCGATGTCATCCAGGAAATGGAACCCGCGTAGGGGAATGGTGGGTTGGGAAGGATGGGCGAGAACCAGATGAAGTCCCGATCTGTCCTGGCCGCGACGCACAGGCTCCTGTGCTCCTCGTAGTGAGCGACGAGTGGAGCGAGGTCAATGCGATTCGGCTCGATGGCTTTATCGAGCGCAGCGGAACCATAGCGCCGAGGCTCGAACCATCTGTATTTGAGAAGAATGAGGCCGAGGAACTCCCTTACAACAGCGCCCGAGGGACGTCTTGGGGGAAGGCTCAGCTTGGCTTTTAGATACTTGACAGTCATATATATCTCTTGGAATCAAGGAGTACATCACGGGTAGTATCTCACGCGCGCATTACCGAGTTGGTCCAAGGCTCTCAGGCGTTCGAGAAGCGAGCCTGAAAGACGCGTAGGACCATCGGCGTGCTGGGCAGAGCGAACCCAGAGTTCGAGATGCCCGCCGTATTTCTCCACATACTCAATCATGGCTTTGATGTTCCCAGAGAGGGACAACTCCTTGCGCGCCTTGGCCTCGACGAAGGGATAGGGCTGGCCCCACACCAGCTCCACTGGGCTGCCCTTCACCGAGTCGGCGACGAAGCCCTGCGCGCGGCTGCCCGGCGGCGGCATCACCATCGCGGTGTTTCGCTCGTACTGATTGATTTTGAGGATGGTATCCTCGAAGGCATTACCCGCCGGTTTGTTCTTGAGAATGGTCTCGTACATGCGCTCCCAATCCGCATCCGGCTGGAAGGAGAAGCGACGGTACTTCTCCGGGTGGCGGAACTGGTAGTCCACCCAACGTTGTGCCTTGTGGGCTCGGGTGCCGGGCAGAAGCCGACTGCCGTCGGGAAGTGTTCGTACGCCCAGCAGCGGCATCTTTTGACTCGCCCGCAGCGCCTTGGACGCCTCGCGCAACGGCGCCTCCAGTCCGCGCGCCACCCGGTTGAGGAATTGCACCTCCTCCTCGGTGAAGGTGTGGCCCCGGGAGGCCGCTGCCAGCAGGCGTTCAATCTCCCTCACATCCCCTGGAGACAGGTGCGAAGCCACGCGCGAGAGCACCTCCACTTCGTCCAGGCTCCGGCCGGTGAGCAGCGCCAGCCGCTCCGCGCCCTCCTCGCCGGCTTTCATCAGCACGGCACCGGTCACGAAGGGCAGCAGCACGCCCAGCGCACACACCACCCGCTCGGTGCGTGTGAGCGAGTGGCCAGTGATGCTCTGGCCGGTAACGGCCGCCCGTGCGTCCGTCACCTCGCCCACGCCCGGTGTCAGACCCACCAGCAGTTCCAGCACCAATTCCTCGGAGGAGTACACCTCCGGATCCAGGGCCTCGCTGTAATCCAGGTGCACCGGAGCCAGGCGACCCAATTGCACCGCGCTCGCCAGAGCGGAGCGGCTCGCCAGCAGATAGAGCGCCACCTCATCGGGCGTGCGCTTCAGGAAGTCAGGGTCCTCCGTGTGGGCGTATGCCCAGGCGAGTGTGGCGTTGCCCAGGGCCCGCAGCGACTGTTCGCGAAGAGGAGATTCCGTGAGCAGGTATCCCGGAGCCACACGGCGCGGAGGCGCCAGGTGCGTTTCCAGCAGCACGCGCCCCCAGGCCTCATACTCCGCCAGCTTGCGCTGCACCGCCCGCCAGCGAACCTCACGCGCCCGCTCCTCCTCCAACAACTCCACGTATCGCGCCAGGGGCGAGGGGGCCTCATCAAGCGCTGCCTCCGGTTGCCGCAGCACCCATGCCTCCAGCTTCGTCAGCGCCGCCAATCCCTCGCGGAGCTCCGCCTCGGAGAGGACAGGAGCCTGGAGCTTCGTCCTCTGGTGGCGAAGGAATGCCTCGTAGGGAGCCTGGGGTGGCACGGCCGAGAGCACCGGGCCCGAGGACTCCACCTCCTCCCGCCATATGCCTTCGCCCCGCCTCAGGGTCAGGGCCGAGTCGCAGCGCACCGCGCCCTCCGTGAAATCACAGGGGACGCGGGAGCCGCTTCACTTCGAGCCCTCGGGGAGAGCGCACCCGCCCCGCGCCATCTCCACGGCGCGCAGAATGGCCTCCGGCGTCGCGGGCGAAGCCAGCTCCACCGGAGTGCACGGCTGCCCGAAGGCGGCCACCGCATGCCGCAGCGCCGTCACCGCGCCAATGGCCAGCATGAACGGAGGCTCACCCACTGCCTTGCTGCCGTGGAGGGTGTTGTCCTGCGACGCACGCTCCAGCAGGGCGACACGGAAGTCCTCGGGCGCATCCCCCACCGCCGGAATCTTGTACGTGTCCGGTGAGTGTGTGACGAGCCGGCCCTTCGCGTCGAACAGCACCTCCTCGCACGTGAGCCACCCCAGGCCCTGGATGAAGCCTCCCTCCACCTGGCCCCTGTCGATGCTGGGCACCAGCGAGGAGCCCACGTCGTGCAGGATGTCCACGCGGCGCACGCGGTGCTCGCCGGTGAGGCCGCTCACCTCCACCTCCACCACGGCGGCGCCGAAGGCGTAGTAGTGGAAGGGTTTGCCACGTCCGGCCACCCGGTCGTACGAGATGTCCGGCGTGCGGTAGTAACCCGTGGCCGACAGCGACACCTGGGCCAGGTACGCGGCATGGACCACCTCGGCGAAGGACACCGAGCGCTCGGGACGCGCGGGAAGGAAGACGCGGCCCCCGGTGAAGACGAGCGAGTCCACCTCGCCACCCCGCTCGAGCTGCAACAGACGCGCGGCCACCGGGCGCAGCCGATCCCGGAGCACTTCGCACGCCTGCTTCACCGCCTGGCCGTTGAGGTCCGCGCCGCTGGAGGCGGCCGTGGCCGAGGTGTTGGGCACCTTGTCCGTGGCGGTGTTCATCACCCGCACGCGCTCGGGAGGAACGCCCAGCTCGTGGGCGCACACGGCCCGCATCTTGGTGTGCAGCCCCTGCCCCATCTCGGTGCCACCGTGATTGAGCTGCACGCTACCGTCCGTGTACACCACCACCAGGGCGCCCGCCTGGTTGAGGAAGCTCGTGGTGAAGGAGATGCCGAACTTCACCGGCTGGAAGCCAATGCCCCGCTTCGTCCATCGCGAGGAGGCGTTGAAGGCGTCGATCTCCGCGCGCCGCCGGACGTAGTCGCTGGAGGCCATCAGCTCGGCGTGGATGCGCGGCAGGCGGTTGCCCTCCACCGGCTGCCCGTACGGGGTGACGTTCGAGGGGGCGTCCCGGTAGAAGTTGCGCTCGCGTACCACGGCCGGATCCAACCCGAGCCGCTCGGCGGCGCGGTTGAGCACCTCCTCCATCACGAACATGCCCTGGGGCCCGCCGAAGCCGCGGAAGGCCGTGTTGGAGGGCAGGTTCGTCCGGGCCACCCGGCCGACGAACTGCAACGCCGGGACGAAGTACGCGTTGTCCAGGTGGAAGAGCGCCCGGTCCAGGATCGCGTGCGACAGGTCCGTGCTCCACCCGCCGTCGGAGAACAGCTCGACCTTCAGCGCGAGCAGCCGCCCCTCCGCGTCGAAGCCGGCGTCATAGTGGCCCCAGAAGGGGTGACGCTTGCCCGTGAAGGCCATGTCCTGGTCGCGGTTGAGCCACACCTTCACCGGCCGCCGGGTGGCGCGCGCGCCCAGGGCCGCCAGGGCCGCGAAGGGCGCCGCCTGCGTCTCCTTGCCGCCGAAGCCGCCTCCCATGCGTGGCACCTCCACCACCACCTGGTGCCGCCCCACGCCCAGCACTCCGGCGACGATGGCCTGCACCTCCGAGGGGTGCTGGGTGGAGCTCCACAGGTGCACCGCGTCGTCCTCGCCGGGCACCGCCAGCGCCACCTGCGTCTCCAGGTAGAAGTGGTCCTGGGCGCCCGTCATGCACTCGCCCGCGAGACGCACCGGGGCCGCCGCGAGTGCCGCCTCCGGCTCTCCCCGGCGGATGGTATGCGGGGTGGTGTGGAAGGAGCCGGCCTCCACCGCCGCCTTCAGGGTCAGCAGCGCGGGCAGTGGCTCGTACTCCACCTCCACCAGCGCGGCGGCGCGGCGGGCCAGGTCGGCGCTCTCCGCCAACACCAGGGCCACCGTCTGTCCCACGAAGTGCACCTCGCCGTCGGCGAACAGGGGCTCGTCGTGGATGACGGGGCCCACCTGGTTCTCCCCGGGGATGTCCTCGGCGAAGAGCACGGCGTGGACTCCGGGCAGGGCCCGGGCGCGCGAGGCGTCCTTGCGCGACAGACGTGCGTGCGCGTGCGGCGAGGTGACGAGGTGCCCCGCCAGCATCCCCGGCGGCGCGGGCATGTCGTCCACGTAGAGGGCCTCGCCGCTGGTGTGCTTCAGGCCGCTCTCGTGAGGGGCCGGGGCGTGCAGGGGCGTACGGGCCGGCTCGATCTGCTGGGCGAGGGTGGAATCGGGAGAAGAAGGAAGCGTGCTCATCCGTTTCACCTCACCTGCACCGTGGCCGGGTGACGCTCCGCGAGCCGTGGCATCGGCTCCGAGAGCGTTTCGTGGAAGAAGCCGCGCAGGAGGTTCTTCGCCACCCGCGCGCGGTACCACGCCGAGCCCCGGTGGTCGGACAGCGGCTTGAAGTCCTCGTCCAGCGAGGAGAGCGCCTCCTCCACCGTGGCCTCCGTCCAGGGACGGCCCACCAGCGCGGCCTCGGTGCGCCGGGCCCGCGAGGGCGTGGCCGCCATGCCTCCGTAGGCCAGCCGCGCCTCGGCCACCTTCCCCTCCCCGTCCACCACCACCCGGAAGCCCGCGGACACGGCGCTGATGTCCAGCTCGCGCCGCTTGGACACCTTGTACGCGAGCGCCCTCGTCCCCTCCGGCTGTGCCGGCACGTCCACGAAGGCCAGCACCTCGCCACGCCCGAGCGCCGTGCGCCGGTAGCCCTGGAAGAAGTCCTCCAACGGCACCCGCCGCTCCCCCGCCCGCGAGCGCAGCACCGCCTCGGCCCCCAGCGCGAGCAGCACCGGCGCCAGGTCTCCAATGGGCGAGGCGGTGCACAGGTTGCCACCCACCGTCGCGCGGTTCTTGATCTGCCGAGAGCCGAAGTAGCGCAGCATCCGCTCCAGGGGCGGGCACGTGGCGCGCGTGTAGTCCTCCAGGTCCGTCAGCCGCACCGTGGCACCCAGGCGATGCCCGCCGCCGCGCGGCTCCAG contains:
- a CDS encoding GNAT family N-acetyltransferase — its product is MLLTAPLSTPRLLLREFEEVVRYQSHGVRTPEATLATPPPLLMERLGMRQEAHFRENAFIKGEWCDFLIYALLEREWRARTPASNG
- a CDS encoding threonine/serine ThrE exporter family protein, whose protein sequence is MLPAEQLVTFQPPPPGPSVAFTLRLGQALHRYGTPAHRLEEQMRLVSQRLGLEARFFSTPTSIFASFGPPEALQTSLIRVEPGELDLGRLASLDALAEEVIRGALSPEEGAERVEAVLAEPPRYGNGLHLLCWALAASGGARLFGGGPREMGVAALISLLIGGLDLWTRRQASTVWVLEPVAAILSSALAVVAASLVGPLSVQVVTLAGLIVLLPGLSLTVALNELATRNLISGTSRLTGAALVFLELGFGVALGTRLTEWLPLPAKLGPLPALPAWTEPLSIVLMMSGVSVLFRARPRDWGWIALAGMLAYEGSRLGSQLLGPQLGAFLGALVVGMGTNLLSRVRSRPATITLVPAIMLLVPGSIGFRSMESLLARDVLAGVDTAFSMLMVAVALVAGLLFANALLPPRKVL
- a CDS encoding heme oxygenase (biliverdin-producing); this encodes MSTLTELLRRATANEVHAATRTAFAGRLARGELERANYVRLLSCLQTVYAELEWALMWNRLHPAVGPLCLPELWRNELLQDDLRTLLGPGWYSNAPRQEVAAYVERLGLLCDEAPELLAAHAWVLYATDLPGAGQTGAGIARALGLRGKMGTVFLRHATHLDGEAYRAHLLETIDQMPLDESSREALANEARRAVRGVHLLFEALGRNLTAAHGRRESSRTGSWLPRLWVPARGMS
- a CDS encoding pre-toxin TG domain-containing protein, producing the protein MRCDSALTLRRGEGIWREEVESSGPVLSAVPPQAPYEAFLRHQRTKLQAPVLSEAELREGLAALTKLEAWVLRQPEAALDEAPSPLARYVELLEEERAREVRWRAVQRKLAEYEAWGRVLLETHLAPPRRVAPGYLLTESPLREQSLRALGNATLAWAYAHTEDPDFLKRTPDEVALYLLASRSALASAVQLGRLAPVHLDYSEALDPEVYSSEELVLELLVGLTPGVGEVTDARAAVTGQSITGHSLTRTERVVCALGVLLPFVTGAVLMKAGEEGAERLALLTGRSLDEVEVLSRVASHLSPGDVREIERLLAAASRGHTFTEEEVQFLNRVARGLEAPLREASKALRASQKMPLLGVRTLPDGSRLLPGTRAHKAQRWVDYQFRHPEKYRRFSFQPDADWERMYETILKNKPAGNAFEDTILKINQYERNTAMVMPPPGSRAQGFVADSVKGSPVELVWGQPYPFVEAKARKELSLSGNIKAMIEYVEKYGGHLELWVRSAQHADGPTRLSGSLLERLRALDQLGNARVRYYP
- the xdhB gene encoding xanthine dehydrogenase molybdopterin binding subunit gives rise to the protein MSTLPSSPDSTLAQQIEPARTPLHAPAPHESGLKHTSGEALYVDDMPAPPGMLAGHLVTSPHAHARLSRKDASRARALPGVHAVLFAEDIPGENQVGPVIHDEPLFADGEVHFVGQTVALVLAESADLARRAAALVEVEYEPLPALLTLKAAVEAGSFHTTPHTIRRGEPEAALAAAPVRLAGECMTGAQDHFYLETQVALAVPGEDDAVHLWSSTQHPSEVQAIVAGVLGVGRHQVVVEVPRMGGGFGGKETQAAPFAALAALGARATRRPVKVWLNRDQDMAFTGKRHPFWGHYDAGFDAEGRLLALKVELFSDGGWSTDLSHAILDRALFHLDNAYFVPALQFVGRVARTNLPSNTAFRGFGGPQGMFVMEEVLNRAAERLGLDPAVVRERNFYRDAPSNVTPYGQPVEGNRLPRIHAELMASSDYVRRRAEIDAFNASSRWTKRGIGFQPVKFGISFTTSFLNQAGALVVVYTDGSVQLNHGGTEMGQGLHTKMRAVCAHELGVPPERVRVMNTATDKVPNTSATAASSGADLNGQAVKQACEVLRDRLRPVAARLLQLERGGEVDSLVFTGGRVFLPARPERSVSFAEVVHAAYLAQVSLSATGYYRTPDISYDRVAGRGKPFHYYAFGAAVVEVEVSGLTGEHRVRRVDILHDVGSSLVPSIDRGQVEGGFIQGLGWLTCEEVLFDAKGRLVTHSPDTYKIPAVGDAPEDFRVALLERASQDNTLHGSKAVGEPPFMLAIGAVTALRHAVAAFGQPCTPVELASPATPEAILRAVEMARGGCALPEGSK